In Fibrobacter sp. UWP2, a single genomic region encodes these proteins:
- a CDS encoding biopolymer transporter ExbD, translating to MSFIRKRTHESGGIDVSPMLDMVFILLIFFIVTSTFTRETGVDVTKPKASSAKELAKESILIGVTRQGTIHINETQVNLSTLQTVLRQMMAEAPDRPVIIVSDRDAPNGVVVDILDECNLAKVRKVSISANKEE from the coding sequence ATGAGTTTTATCCGTAAACGCACCCATGAGTCCGGCGGCATCGATGTTTCGCCCATGCTCGACATGGTGTTCATCCTGCTCATCTTCTTTATCGTGACGTCCACGTTCACGCGCGAGACGGGCGTCGACGTGACAAAGCCCAAGGCGAGTTCTGCGAAGGAACTTGCCAAGGAGAGCATCTTGATTGGCGTGACGCGCCAGGGAACAATCCATATTAACGAAACCCAGGTGAATTTGTCTACACTGCAGACAGTGCTGCGTCAAATGATGGCCGAGGCTCCGGACCGTCCGGTGATTATCGTGAGCGACCGTGATGCCCCCAACGGTGTCGTGGTGGACATTTTGGACGAGTGCAACCTCGCTAAAGTTCGCAAGGTATCAATTTCTGCGAATAAGGAGGAATAA
- a CDS encoding 8-oxo-dGTP diphosphatase: protein MINTTLCYIERDGKYLLLHRVKKKNDINKDKWIGIGGKFEEWESPEDCIRRETLEETGLTLVRPRYRGIVTFISDGMDQTEFMHLFTATEFEGPLKECDEGVLEWVEKARVRELPHWTGDLIFLDLLERGAPFFSLKLTYKGSTLTEAILDGKPLSLEKWK from the coding sequence ATGATCAACACAACCCTTTGCTACATTGAGCGCGACGGCAAGTACCTGCTGCTGCACCGCGTCAAAAAAAAGAACGACATCAACAAGGACAAATGGATTGGCATTGGCGGCAAGTTCGAGGAATGGGAATCCCCCGAAGACTGCATTCGCCGCGAAACCCTCGAGGAGACAGGCCTCACGCTCGTCCGTCCGCGCTACCGCGGCATCGTGACCTTCATTAGTGACGGCATGGACCAGACCGAGTTCATGCACCTGTTTACCGCAACCGAGTTCGAGGGACCCCTCAAGGAATGCGACGAGGGTGTGCTGGAATGGGTCGAGAAGGCCCGGGTCAGGGAACTCCCCCACTGGACAGGCGACCTGATCTTTTTGGACCTTCTGGAACGGGGGGCGCCTTTTTTTTCGCTCAAGCTGACCTACAAGGGCAGTACGCTCACCGAGGCAATTTTGGACGGGAAGCCTTTATCCCTAGAAAAATGGAAGTAA
- a CDS encoding thrombospondin type 3 repeat-containing protein: protein MSLTASLLYAQTGIGFSNHGIRVPSAFTLQQGFVFFSGNFETVSDGNPLAMDGYKNTETGAKTDLTDQAASSGGSIQVGYGVFDFLELGLSLPLYYEGHVTGTSLDGIAMGDLQGRAKVNIPLGLPIYLSFEGSAYAPTGNEDLGFRPRHAWFLNEYGNSHAYTAGNFSVAGTAFLTFDFFGLLLWNNYGGYLTTLGDGADVVLWGSGFELFPDKMISLIAEISGEMRIGELNKFSTLWNEPARFTPGLRLHLPNRLDILVGADIGIDFLRGRKIKNGIKLSRKDKEQTIEYSVPSVPEIGFAFAITKTLDFSWKDSDRDGVADRLDMCPGSSFGVVVNNRGCPVDQDQDGVLNIVDDCPDTPFGIEVDFLGCPVDEDKDGVPDYRDKCPATDSGKAVNKDGCVQDSDDDGVDDNNDLCPDTSPEEQVNTSGCPIDDDHDGVLNEKDKCEGTPKGRSVDLEGCPLDYDHDGVPDELDKCPNSNVGEYVDENGCPADTDHDGVPDIKDQCADTPEGFSVDMTGCPSDHDNDSIPDDLDKCPNTVAGAPVDSIGCPVDTDEDGVADYLDKCPNTFPNVLVDGQGCPYNGKLNLAVIAKQIRFKGGSANMLNSSYTAINDVIELMRRYKFNLEVTCSASGANAQAVSEERAKAIGDVLKIKGFGPDKVKIEAVGAAAPAGVKLNAVDIQR from the coding sequence TTGTCCCTGACGGCCTCTCTGCTGTACGCGCAGACCGGAATCGGGTTCAGCAACCACGGCATCAGGGTGCCCTCGGCCTTTACCCTGCAGCAAGGTTTTGTCTTTTTCTCGGGAAATTTCGAGACCGTAAGCGACGGCAATCCTCTGGCCATGGACGGCTACAAAAACACCGAAACGGGCGCCAAGACCGACCTCACCGACCAAGCAGCCTCCTCGGGCGGTTCCATCCAGGTGGGCTACGGCGTATTTGATTTCCTGGAACTAGGACTTTCGCTCCCCCTCTACTACGAAGGGCACGTCACCGGCACAAGCCTCGACGGCATCGCCATGGGCGACCTCCAGGGCAGGGCTAAGGTCAACATCCCGCTCGGGCTCCCCATTTACCTAAGTTTCGAGGGTAGCGCCTACGCCCCCACCGGCAACGAAGACCTTGGCTTCAGACCGCGCCACGCCTGGTTCCTGAACGAATACGGCAACAGCCACGCCTACACCGCGGGGAATTTCTCGGTGGCAGGCACCGCCTTCCTCACCTTTGACTTCTTTGGACTTTTGCTGTGGAACAACTACGGCGGCTACCTGACCACCCTGGGCGACGGCGCCGACGTCGTGCTCTGGGGCTCGGGGTTCGAACTGTTCCCCGACAAAATGATAAGCCTCATCGCCGAAATCTCGGGCGAAATGAGAATTGGCGAACTGAACAAATTCTCTACCCTTTGGAACGAGCCCGCCCGTTTCACGCCTGGGCTGCGCCTGCACCTGCCGAACCGCCTCGACATCTTGGTGGGTGCCGACATCGGCATCGACTTTTTGCGCGGCCGCAAGATCAAGAACGGCATCAAGCTCTCCCGCAAGGACAAAGAACAGACGATTGAGTACTCTGTGCCCAGCGTCCCCGAAATCGGCTTTGCTTTCGCCATTACCAAGACACTTGACTTCAGCTGGAAGGACAGCGACCGCGACGGCGTCGCCGACCGACTCGACATGTGCCCGGGATCCTCCTTCGGCGTGGTGGTCAACAACCGCGGTTGCCCTGTGGACCAGGACCAGGACGGCGTACTAAACATCGTGGACGACTGCCCCGACACCCCGTTCGGCATCGAGGTGGACTTTTTGGGCTGCCCCGTAGACGAGGACAAGGACGGCGTACCCGACTACCGGGACAAGTGCCCCGCCACGGACTCCGGCAAGGCGGTCAACAAGGACGGCTGTGTCCAGGACTCCGACGACGACGGCGTGGACGACAACAACGACCTTTGCCCCGATACCTCGCCCGAGGAGCAGGTGAACACCTCCGGTTGCCCCATTGATGACGACCACGATGGTGTTCTCAACGAAAAGGACAAGTGCGAGGGCACGCCCAAGGGACGTTCCGTGGACCTGGAAGGTTGCCCGCTGGACTACGACCACGACGGCGTGCCCGACGAGCTGGACAAGTGCCCCAACAGCAACGTGGGCGAATACGTGGACGAGAACGGCTGCCCTGCCGATACCGACCACGACGGCGTTCCCGACATCAAGGACCAGTGCGCCGACACACCCGAGGGATTCTCGGTCGACATGACCGGATGCCCCTCGGACCACGACAACGACAGCATCCCCGACGACCTCGACAAATGCCCCAACACGGTCGCAGGCGCGCCTGTTGACTCCATCGGCTGCCCCGTCGACACCGACGAGGACGGCGTCGCCGACTACCTCGACAAATGCCCCAACACCTTCCCCAACGTCCTTGTCGACGGGCAAGGCTGCCCGTACAACGGCAAGCTGAACCTCGCCGTCATCGCCAAGCAAATCCGCTTCAAGGGTGGTTCGGCGAACATGCTCAACTCCTCGTACACGGCCATAAACGACGTCATCGAGCTCATGAGGCGCTACAAGTTCAACCTGGAAGTCACTTGTTCCGCCAGCGGTGCCAACGCCCAAGCAGTCTCTGAAGAACGTGCCAAAGCCATTGGCGACGTCCTCAAAATCAAGGGGTTCGGTCCCGACAAGGTGAAAATCGAGGCGGTCGGCGCGGCGGCGCCCGCCGGCGTAAAACTCAACGCAGTGGACATCCAGAGATGA
- a CDS encoding DUF3450 family protein → MKMSRFLKVFLCLGLASVMAAAQETVESVRRQIKAVEAETAREKSLHDAEKKRHAEFVEVGRKKVQALSSQNKTLKAEIDSLKAELNHISEARQKTLGTVKWFENRKAKYNESFAKVIDSLVPVFESDFPYRNEETVNSVKEIADQLHKGVIEADDALNRTLEVFYDRIRLGYTTEVWKGFLQVDARNVPGTYLRYGAVASVFVSNDGNDVLWLSHTADGGYAWKNVSDDLAMRTVLKDVMKVAEGKTAPRLVMIPVSIPKEAE, encoded by the coding sequence ATGAAAATGAGTCGCTTCCTAAAAGTTTTCCTTTGTCTGGGATTGGCCAGCGTCATGGCCGCAGCCCAGGAAACGGTGGAGAGTGTCCGTCGGCAGATTAAGGCTGTCGAGGCGGAGACTGCCCGCGAAAAATCCCTTCACGACGCCGAAAAGAAGCGTCATGCCGAGTTCGTTGAGGTGGGCCGCAAAAAGGTCCAGGCGCTGAGCTCGCAAAACAAGACGCTCAAGGCCGAAATCGATTCGCTGAAGGCGGAGCTCAACCACATCTCCGAGGCACGTCAAAAGACGCTTGGCACGGTCAAGTGGTTCGAAAACCGCAAGGCGAAGTACAACGAGTCCTTTGCCAAGGTTATCGACTCCCTGGTGCCCGTGTTCGAGTCGGACTTCCCGTACAGGAACGAGGAGACCGTGAACAGCGTCAAGGAAATCGCCGACCAGCTGCACAAGGGCGTGATCGAGGCGGACGACGCTTTGAACCGCACTTTGGAAGTCTTTTACGACCGTATCCGCCTGGGCTACACAACCGAAGTGTGGAAGGGCTTTTTGCAGGTCGACGCCCGCAATGTCCCCGGCACCTACCTGCGTTACGGCGCGGTGGCGTCTGTTTTTGTGAGCAACGACGGCAACGACGTGCTGTGGCTTTCGCACACCGCCGACGGCGGTTACGCTTGGAAGAACGTGTCCGATGACCTTGCGATGAGGACTGTCCTCAAGGATGTGATGAAGGTTGCCGAAGGGAAGACGGCGCCTAGGCTCGTCATGATCCCGGTCTCCATCCCGAAGGAGGCTGAATGA
- a CDS encoding energy transducer TonB: MLDFIAKYFRYPLAVVLSFVVSAVFFLAIPVINALFFDKGVKTEKELEKVTEVEVLVSENKPEVKQKVLRTIVNPNPFKISSHAGMNRSQNFQMDLSLARGAAGDGVAVGTGSMENVVYEAGEVDEQAQVLKETQPKFPDKAKRLGVSGYVKVMIVIDVYGDVAQASVMSQDPPGYGFDVEALKAVRQWKFSPAQLGGYPVAQKATKEFRFVK; this comes from the coding sequence ATGCTCGACTTCATTGCCAAATATTTCCGCTACCCGCTTGCCGTCGTGCTCTCCTTTGTGGTGAGTGCGGTGTTCTTTTTGGCGATCCCGGTTATTAACGCCCTTTTTTTTGACAAGGGCGTCAAGACCGAAAAGGAACTTGAGAAGGTGACCGAGGTGGAAGTCCTGGTGAGCGAAAATAAGCCCGAGGTCAAGCAGAAGGTGTTGCGGACTATCGTGAACCCGAACCCGTTCAAGATCTCGAGTCATGCGGGCATGAACCGCAGCCAGAATTTCCAGATGGATCTGTCGCTGGCACGCGGTGCCGCGGGCGATGGCGTTGCCGTGGGGACGGGCTCCATGGAGAACGTGGTTTACGAGGCGGGCGAGGTCGACGAGCAGGCGCAGGTTCTTAAAGAGACCCAGCCCAAGTTCCCCGATAAGGCGAAACGCCTTGGTGTCTCGGGTTACGTGAAGGTGATGATCGTGATAGACGTCTACGGCGACGTGGCCCAGGCGAGCGTCATGAGCCAGGACCCGCCTGGGTACGGATTTGATGTAGAAGCCCTGAAGGCGGTTCGTCAATGGAAATTCAGCCCCGCCCAGCTTGGCGGATACCCTGTGGCGCAAAAGGCCACGAAGGAGTTCCGCTTTGTCAAATAG
- a CDS encoding LptE family protein gives MILGLKKFFALCTLSLFAMLALTGCYSFTASTLPSHIKTVHIHEVEDKTLDPVLANDIHTAVVEMFRKNAGGVRLVNEDASADFEIVLLSYTNKPENYNSNSDVETYRVTIRVSVKFYDNVKDRIIYESKSLSADGTYDVASNETEDRHGQARAIEKLQDLIIANALAKW, from the coding sequence ATGATTCTCGGTTTAAAGAAATTTTTCGCCTTGTGCACATTGAGCCTGTTTGCCATGCTTGCGTTGACGGGCTGCTACAGCTTTACGGCGTCTACGCTCCCGAGCCACATCAAGACGGTTCACATCCACGAGGTCGAGGACAAGACCTTGGACCCGGTCTTGGCGAACGACATTCATACCGCCGTGGTGGAGATGTTCCGCAAGAACGCTGGCGGTGTGCGCCTGGTGAACGAGGACGCTAGTGCCGACTTTGAAATTGTGCTGCTCAGCTACACCAACAAGCCAGAGAACTACAACAGCAATAGCGACGTGGAAACCTACCGCGTGACCATCCGCGTGAGCGTCAAGTTCTACGACAACGTGAAGGACCGCATTATTTACGAGAGCAAGTCGCTCTCGGCCGACGGGACTTACGACGTGGCATCAAACGAGACCGAGGACCGCCATGGGCAGGCTAGGGCCATCGAGAAGCTCCAGGACCTGATCATCGCAAACGCCCTCGCTAAGTGGTAG
- a CDS encoding MotA/TolQ/ExbB proton channel family protein — MAAEYSVIETALNLLLRGGWVLAPLFVLGWVGWFLMMERYGYYFMLKRGSISGFWKNLQKRGDDFAYERLRRNKSGYFLALVEDVRKYRAEGPDAVRNAMEATRHGISANLSKSLRTISTCAALAPMLGLLGTVSGMVHTFETIQQFGFGNPVLLADGISEALLTTQAGLLVAFPLMLAYNYLASRVERVEDDAWSEALKYEAYCFEGGDAPAPSKEEK, encoded by the coding sequence GTGGCTGCCGAATACTCCGTCATTGAAACCGCGTTGAACTTGCTCCTGCGTGGAGGCTGGGTCTTGGCGCCGTTGTTTGTGCTCGGCTGGGTCGGGTGGTTTTTGATGATGGAACGTTACGGCTACTACTTTATGCTCAAGAGGGGCTCCATTTCGGGCTTTTGGAAGAACCTGCAAAAGCGGGGCGACGACTTTGCCTACGAACGCTTGCGTCGCAACAAGTCCGGGTATTTCCTCGCGCTGGTCGAGGACGTTCGCAAGTACCGTGCCGAAGGTCCGGACGCGGTGAGAAACGCCATGGAGGCGACCCGCCACGGGATTTCGGCGAACCTCTCGAAGTCGCTCAGGACGATTTCTACCTGTGCGGCGCTTGCCCCGATGCTCGGCCTTTTGGGGACGGTTTCCGGCATGGTGCATACGTTCGAGACCATTCAACAGTTTGGTTTCGGGAACCCTGTACTTTTGGCCGACGGGATTTCGGAAGCGCTCCTTACCACGCAGGCGGGCTTGCTTGTTGCATTCCCCTTGATGCTTGCTTACAACTACCTTGCGAGCCGCGTGGAACGCGTTGAGGACGATGCCTGGAGCGAAGCCCTCAAGTACGAAGCCTATTGTTTTGAAGGGGGTGATGCCCCGGCTCCTTCGAAGGAGGAAAAATGA
- a CDS encoding ankyrin repeat domain-containing protein, whose protein sequence is MKKSLLCLCAAGLLTLAACDDTMDPNDPQSVRKYLTKQKIGFTPNNFVSFAASGDTAKMTLFLQASYEIDQPADNGNNAVAIAANKGNVMVLNYLFDHGAKADVRNGNGEPVIDNAVMMGQKDAVVRLLAQLKTEGSDPQNLGTAVLIAAKSGKVDMLELLAEAGAPLENRSADGYLPIHWTVKSGNYDAMMFLIGKGVDVNAKCGQGYSVLDWATNEGYPRLIKALKKAGAKNTPQYFKDSKK, encoded by the coding sequence ATGAAGAAATCCCTGCTTTGCCTTTGTGCTGCCGGTTTGTTGACCCTCGCGGCCTGTGACGACACCATGGATCCGAACGATCCGCAGTCTGTACGTAAGTACCTTACCAAGCAAAAAATCGGTTTCACTCCGAACAACTTTGTTTCGTTTGCTGCTAGTGGCGACACGGCAAAGATGACTCTCTTCCTCCAGGCTTCTTACGAAATTGACCAGCCTGCCGACAACGGTAACAACGCTGTGGCCATCGCCGCCAATAAAGGCAATGTGATGGTTTTGAACTACCTCTTTGACCATGGCGCCAAGGCGGACGTTCGCAACGGTAACGGTGAACCGGTGATTGACAATGCCGTGATGATGGGCCAGAAGGACGCCGTGGTGCGCCTGCTCGCCCAGCTCAAGACCGAAGGCTCTGACCCGCAGAACCTGGGCACGGCAGTGCTGATTGCTGCCAAGTCCGGCAAGGTCGACATGCTTGAACTCTTGGCCGAAGCCGGCGCCCCGCTCGAAAACCGCAGCGCCGACGGCTACCTCCCGATTCACTGGACGGTCAAGTCGGGCAACTACGACGCCATGATGTTCCTCATTGGCAAGGGTGTCGATGTGAACGCCAAGTGCGGCCAGGGCTACTCTGTGCTCGACTGGGCTACCAACGAAGGTTACCCGCGTCTCATCAAGGCCTTGAAGAAGGCTGGCGCCAAGAACACCCCGCAATATTTTAAGGATTCCAAGAAGTAA
- a CDS encoding MotA/TolQ/ExbB proton channel family protein: MMKCGMCNVKWGMGAFVLIASLVAFAPAVHAQQNSDIDAVKKRAELNSAKADLEEARKKRDMAVAARWKDRETANQERELFNEKYQENKEKVDALMSERARLFEDVRVAREDLAQVKLSAEKARAEFLSLAAGPERLETLAKFQESGVPFKVAERVEVQNKAKKEMSLYRDDPLRIAKSVLEVAKSEMAFTRETKVEKADLMFGSSVAQGDRMRLGGLYALQMAGVTDINGFHPSAMMLPVAGEKKRTFSWQENLSTETKAGIAKVFANVNDSAFVMVPVDVLLSTELSSELANHTETTWKDDFKQFFKDGGILMYPIAALFVLGVLMFLWRFAWLAKASFGRISARRVHKALFDRDIEKAKKLSLKCYGVVGKTLRTVLCKDYTDRASAEKALEVLFAGEVPKLEKGLSWISVFASTAPLLGLLGTVMGMIELFDVITMHGTSDPKLLAGGISIALVTTEAGLIVAIPLQLLHTFLVNRADALRTRMEKSALAVLNAIWIKEKSEV, encoded by the coding sequence ATGATGAAGTGTGGAATGTGTAATGTGAAATGGGGAATGGGGGCTTTCGTCTTGATAGCCTCTCTTGTGGCTTTTGCTCCCGCAGTCCATGCACAGCAGAATTCCGACATTGACGCCGTAAAAAAGCGCGCGGAACTCAATAGCGCCAAGGCGGACTTGGAAGAGGCCCGCAAAAAGCGTGACATGGCTGTGGCCGCCCGTTGGAAGGACCGCGAAACGGCGAACCAGGAACGCGAACTCTTTAACGAAAAGTATCAGGAAAATAAGGAGAAGGTGGACGCCCTCATGTCGGAACGTGCCCGACTGTTTGAGGATGTTCGCGTGGCGAGGGAGGACCTCGCGCAGGTGAAGCTTTCTGCCGAAAAAGCCCGTGCCGAATTCTTGAGCCTTGCCGCCGGCCCCGAACGCCTCGAGACTCTGGCTAAGTTCCAGGAGAGCGGTGTTCCCTTCAAAGTGGCGGAACGCGTTGAGGTGCAGAACAAGGCGAAAAAAGAAATGTCCCTTTACCGCGACGATCCGCTCCGCATTGCGAAGTCGGTGCTTGAGGTCGCCAAGTCTGAGATGGCCTTTACTCGCGAAACCAAGGTCGAAAAGGCCGACCTCATGTTCGGCTCATCGGTGGCGCAGGGCGACCGCATGCGGTTGGGCGGGCTCTACGCTCTGCAGATGGCGGGCGTGACCGACATCAACGGGTTCCATCCGTCGGCAATGATGCTCCCGGTGGCGGGCGAAAAGAAGCGCACCTTCAGCTGGCAAGAGAACTTGAGTACCGAGACCAAGGCCGGCATCGCCAAGGTATTTGCCAACGTGAACGATTCCGCTTTTGTGATGGTGCCCGTGGATGTGCTTTTGAGTACCGAACTCTCGAGCGAGCTCGCCAACCATACCGAGACCACCTGGAAGGATGACTTTAAGCAGTTCTTCAAGGACGGTGGCATCTTGATGTACCCGATTGCCGCGTTGTTCGTGCTAGGCGTGTTGATGTTCCTGTGGCGTTTCGCTTGGCTTGCCAAGGCGTCGTTCGGGCGCATCTCGGCAAGACGCGTACACAAGGCGTTGTTTGACCGCGATATCGAGAAGGCTAAAAAGCTCTCGCTCAAGTGCTACGGGGTAGTTGGAAAGACCTTGAGGACCGTGCTCTGCAAGGACTACACGGACCGCGCCTCTGCCGAAAAGGCTTTGGAAGTGCTTTTTGCGGGCGAGGTGCCAAAACTCGAGAAGGGTCTCAGCTGGATTTCTGTGTTTGCGTCGACCGCACCGCTCCTTGGGCTTTTGGGTACCGTGATGGGCATGATTGAGCTCTTTGACGTAATCACCATGCACGGCACCAGCGACCCCAAGCTTTTGGCGGGCGGCATCTCGATTGCCCTCGTGACGACCGAGGCCGGCCTCATTGTGGCGATTCCGCTCCAACTTTTGCATACGTTTTTAGTGAACAGGGCCGACGCCCTGCGTACCCGCATGGAAAAGTCTGCCTTGGCGGTTTTGAACGCGATTTGGATCAAGGAAAAATCCGAGGTTTAA
- a CDS encoding LysM peptidoglycan-binding domain-containing protein has translation MIDLLKLFRLLAVGVSVLFLAACSPKQVVQPSPVLSSVEPEVPDSVSYAEAALKEKVSDSIAIRPSWTYYQYALQAMDNQEWLLARHYLDESLRQLVSEKYDSLYRNVSAAEDSAYRSVMPLRIVRALDEVYPNVADISVDAESFKQNDVSIEGIDALDESDADSAALQVIENFLDTVDVKQFTLPVEFNERVMQEIYYMTNGARKFTEGSLNRKTAYDSLIYAKLEEMGMPKDLIYLALVESGFKVKAYSRAKASGMWQFIPETGKRYGLEVDYWVDMRRNPEMATVAALKYLKRLHDEFGDWLLAMASYNCGEGRVRRLVKEMMADSTRDTTKVVSYWDLALPKETMRYVPRILAAMVIGHFPEHYDMKVEKQSLPDFDTVTVFDSFPLEEVAKLLKVPEDTLRTLNMELVKWCTPPNKDSYLLRLPVGTRSAFVEGYDKMEKNNFSSWHHHKVKRGETLGVIARSYGISITELKQANDMKNDRIRAGKSLLIPIKVKPKKSTGKKPTKVKTYVVKLGDNLGSIARLFGVSQEALRTWNSMDAAALVKQGDTIFVSKPELKPAEEAAQVERPALKKGEKYAVKAGDTYAAIAKAYSVPVVLLLEANNGFTKRLSVGDSLVIPEFVQAKKKPVAKSEGVKKAEPAPQCSGDTYTVQSGDNLFGISKKCGTTIADIQTLNNMGESTSIYPGQKLKVAGKAATKAAPAPATKADDGFVIHEVTKGEGLWDIARQYKVTIEDIVKWNGLSDTKIKIGDKLKIKKN, from the coding sequence GTGATTGACCTTCTTAAACTGTTTCGCCTGCTTGCGGTAGGCGTTTCGGTTCTTTTTTTGGCGGCTTGCTCTCCAAAGCAGGTTGTCCAACCGTCTCCTGTGCTCAGCTCGGTCGAACCGGAGGTGCCGGATTCGGTTTCTTACGCCGAAGCGGCCCTCAAGGAGAAGGTCTCTGACTCCATTGCGATTAGACCCTCGTGGACTTATTACCAGTACGCCCTCCAGGCCATGGACAACCAGGAATGGCTTTTGGCGAGGCACTACTTGGACGAGTCGCTTAGGCAGCTTGTTTCAGAAAAATACGATTCCCTTTACCGCAACGTGAGCGCCGCCGAGGACTCGGCCTACCGCTCCGTGATGCCGCTCCGCATTGTGCGGGCCTTGGACGAGGTGTACCCGAACGTGGCCGACATTAGCGTCGATGCCGAGAGCTTTAAGCAGAACGACGTGTCGATCGAGGGCATTGACGCCCTGGACGAGAGCGATGCCGACAGCGCCGCCCTGCAGGTGATAGAGAACTTTCTCGATACGGTGGACGTCAAGCAGTTTACGCTCCCGGTGGAGTTCAACGAGCGTGTGATGCAAGAGATTTACTACATGACGAACGGCGCCCGCAAGTTCACCGAGGGCTCCCTGAATCGCAAGACGGCGTACGATTCGTTAATTTATGCGAAATTGGAAGAAATGGGCATGCCCAAGGACCTCATTTACTTGGCCTTGGTCGAGTCCGGGTTCAAGGTGAAGGCGTACAGCCGCGCGAAGGCGTCGGGCATGTGGCAGTTTATCCCCGAGACGGGCAAGCGCTACGGGCTCGAGGTTGATTACTGGGTGGATATGCGTCGCAACCCCGAAATGGCCACTGTGGCGGCACTCAAGTACCTAAAGCGCCTGCATGACGAGTTTGGAGACTGGCTCCTGGCGATGGCGTCGTACAACTGCGGCGAGGGCCGCGTGCGCCGCCTGGTAAAAGAGATGATGGCGGATTCCACCAGGGACACCACGAAGGTCGTCTCTTATTGGGATTTGGCGCTCCCCAAGGAGACTATGCGCTACGTGCCGCGCATTTTGGCGGCGATGGTGATTGGGCATTTCCCCGAGCATTACGACATGAAGGTCGAAAAGCAATCTTTGCCCGACTTTGATACGGTGACGGTGTTTGATTCCTTCCCCCTGGAGGAAGTCGCCAAGTTGTTGAAAGTGCCCGAGGATACGCTGCGCACCTTGAATATGGAACTGGTCAAGTGGTGCACGCCCCCGAACAAGGACAGCTACCTGCTGCGCCTGCCCGTGGGCACCCGTAGCGCCTTTGTGGAGGGCTACGACAAGATGGAGAAGAACAACTTCTCGAGCTGGCACCACCACAAGGTCAAGCGCGGCGAGACCCTGGGCGTCATTGCCCGCTCCTACGGCATTTCGATTACGGAACTCAAGCAGGCGAACGACATGAAGAACGACCGCATCCGTGCGGGCAAGTCGCTTTTGATTCCCATCAAGGTGAAGCCTAAAAAGTCCACCGGCAAAAAGCCCACCAAGGTCAAGACCTATGTGGTGAAGCTGGGCGACAACCTGGGCTCGATTGCCCGCCTGTTTGGCGTTTCGCAGGAGGCGCTCCGCACCTGGAACTCGATGGACGCCGCGGCACTTGTAAAGCAGGGCGATACCATTTTTGTGTCGAAGCCGGAACTCAAGCCTGCCGAGGAAGCCGCCCAGGTGGAACGCCCTGCGCTCAAGAAGGGCGAAAAGTACGCCGTGAAGGCGGGCGACACTTATGCCGCCATCGCCAAGGCATACAGCGTCCCAGTGGTGCTCCTTTTGGAGGCGAACAACGGCTTTACCAAGCGCCTGAGTGTGGGCGACTCCCTGGTGATTCCCGAATTTGTGCAGGCCAAAAAGAAACCGGTGGCCAAATCGGAGGGCGTCAAGAAGGCCGAGCCTGCGCCCCAGTGCAGCGGCGACACCTACACGGTGCAGTCGGGCGACAACCTGTTTGGCATTTCCAAAAAGTGCGGCACGACCATTGCCGATATCCAGACGCTCAACAACATGGGCGAGTCCACCTCGATTTACCCGGGCCAAAAACTCAAGGTGGCGGGGAAGGCGGCTACGAAGGCCGCTCCGGCGCCTGCAACCAAGGCTGACGACGGATTTGTAATCCACGAAGTGACCAAGGGCGAAGGCCTTTGGGACATTGCCCGCCAATACAAGGTGACAATCGAAGATATTGTAAAATGGAACGGTCTCTCCGATACCAAAATCAAGATCGGAGACAAACTCAAAATCAAAAAGAACTAG